One stretch of Streptomyces sp. MMBL 11-1 DNA includes these proteins:
- a CDS encoding DUF5955 family protein, which yields MGQKRLTGSDEDPRVAELRVAVSRLRRELAGLRTEFPDRPIAEDELAALDAMAVSGVPEIPRMRRSLLLIAGAIGSVSAVAAALREVRNAVDLFGEPPRG from the coding sequence GTGGGGCAGAAGCGCCTGACCGGCAGCGACGAGGACCCGAGGGTGGCCGAGCTGCGGGTGGCCGTCTCCCGGCTCCGCCGGGAACTGGCCGGGCTCCGGACCGAATTCCCCGACAGGCCGATCGCCGAGGACGAGCTGGCGGCCCTGGACGCGATGGCCGTCAGCGGCGTGCCGGAGATCCCCCGCATGCGCCGCTCCCTGCTGCTGATCGCGGGGGCGATCGGCTCGGTGAGCGCGGTGGCCGCGGCCCTGCGCGAGGTGCGCAACGCGGTCGACCTCTTCGGGGAGCCCCCGCGCGGCTGA
- a CDS encoding ABC transporter permease, whose protein sequence is MFVAWRDLRFAKGRFALMGSVVVLITLLVGLLSGLTAGLARENISAVTGLDADHLAFAAPPEGQAESFTNSTVREDDWRSWAGQPGVEAAQPVGIRTLNATAAGERTAAVSAFGVEPDGTLGPEGIGPGRVVLSGKAAEELDVTAGDRIALGRTESEVAAVATDASYSHTPVVWTSLDDWQRIGHDGAGPAEQATVIALTTTGGVDLAAGDEAAGTSTLTLDDSLTAIGSYQAENGSLQLMRGFLFAISALVIGAFFTVWTIQRSGDVAVLKALGASTPYLLRDALGQAVVMLALGTGLGTALAAGAGALIGGGAVPFVLDAATVLVPAAVMIALGALGAALSIRRITAVDPLTALGSAR, encoded by the coding sequence ATGTTCGTCGCATGGAGAGACCTCCGCTTCGCCAAGGGCCGGTTCGCGCTCATGGGCTCGGTCGTGGTGCTGATCACGCTGCTCGTGGGCCTGCTGTCCGGCCTGACCGCCGGCCTGGCCCGGGAGAACATCTCGGCCGTCACCGGCCTGGACGCCGACCACCTGGCCTTCGCCGCGCCACCGGAGGGGCAGGCGGAGTCGTTCACCAACTCGACCGTCCGGGAGGACGACTGGCGGAGCTGGGCCGGACAGCCCGGGGTCGAGGCCGCGCAGCCGGTCGGCATCCGGACCCTGAACGCCACCGCCGCCGGTGAGCGGACCGCCGCCGTGTCGGCCTTCGGCGTCGAACCGGACGGCACCCTCGGGCCGGAGGGGATCGGCCCGGGGCGGGTCGTGCTCTCCGGGAAGGCGGCCGAGGAGCTCGATGTCACGGCGGGCGACAGGATCGCCCTCGGCCGGACCGAGAGCGAGGTAGCCGCCGTCGCCACGGACGCCTCCTACAGCCATACCCCCGTGGTCTGGACCTCGCTGGACGACTGGCAGCGGATCGGCCACGACGGTGCCGGGCCCGCCGAACAGGCGACGGTGATCGCCCTGACCACCACCGGTGGCGTCGACCTCGCGGCGGGGGACGAGGCGGCGGGCACGAGCACGCTCACGCTCGACGACTCCCTCACGGCCATCGGCTCCTACCAGGCGGAGAACGGTTCGCTGCAGCTGATGCGCGGCTTCCTCTTCGCCATCTCCGCCCTCGTCATCGGGGCGTTCTTCACCGTCTGGACGATCCAGCGCAGCGGCGACGTCGCCGTGCTGAAGGCGCTCGGCGCGTCGACCCCGTACCTCCTGCGCGACGCGCTGGGACAGGCCGTCGTGATGCTCGCCCTCGGTACGGGACTGGGCACCGCGCTCGCCGCCGGGGCCGGAGCCCTGATCGGCGGAGGAGCCGTGCCGTTCGTCCTGGACGCGGCGACCGTCCTGGTCCCGGCCGCCGTGATGATCGCCCTCGGCGCGCTGGGGGCCGCCCTGTCCATCCGGCGGATCACCGCCGTCGACCCGCTCACCGCACTCGGGAGTGCCCGATGA
- a CDS encoding CHAT domain-containing protein: MTQARAEDCAHLILRQAERAEADPGVLEWFTGPEAARAADEVLGCLALPDGSTWGPGVLALGIADLFRYAARGSADRAALATALLRFSVIREQDPDRVPQGLRPVFATLAGEPEGAVTEPGLAYDAGVGMMAVFQQARDPEVLRGAEALLRHAATASGGGSVEQGICLSDLGLVLFYGFQDGAGRQALADAVAAGRAAVACAPGDRDEQARRHGNFGHTLRNWADVTGDGNALRESVDALRKAVDLATGNSPHREQHRATLGSALCLAADRLDEPALRFEGIALLRTALREPHAIGADRAALLSDLGVALFAEAVAAGGHGGLHEEGVAACRRAADTAPNVFERTVYLTNLGLLLSGFAGHAGRPDLLDDACATAREALDGAPDGHPLRSRAHFTLSRALDARYTAKGSLGDLDEAVTHARLGTESVSSDEVPRRIVLATHLAELLGRRAARRAGNLWDPGGLGLVESPGDPGAIDAPLALLRELAGEVPARSADRARVLRALGACLLLPGDADGAAEAIDCFHKCLVLPAPTRNFEATTRIALGAALARRAGANVEEWPRAAAEMRRGLGLLRTGGPEYWDGHGEYAEALMRRAEATGDVGLCEEAVGLFREQLRRAPLSRVDRAVRHANVGLGLMNIVAWSVRTELLSEAVAAQREAVGLSRPSDPFAARLLLGLGETLMARAEFCSDTGALDEGITVLRRAVAASHPSVYGGSACRTALGDALRNLARHASDPAPLEESVRWHREALAVAPGAPPPMALLGLANSLGALYRHSRDVPQSEEAVRLYQAVLDSPRPTPYGLRGSVLTGLGFIRWTRAVESGNEALGDLAVRTLREAAAQTPRIRRGMALTNLGGALMDRGLLSGNRVWLAEALTVLRRALDESPPTAVERSLHLNNLAEALRCWYETVGDASVVDEAVALLREAMVMTHGDRWGAESAAVNLGALLINRAQSDQDPRPADEARRILDEVIAGFGADHPSRPFALQKLATACVTFARLAPGRRAGARPAGEPDGAAVRQALHRAEAAARDALAGTSPGHALHGVSQLLLATAQLDRRRLGDRVDLAEAARVARDCARSPVTHLGARLRAAQAWGLASVHAGRTADGLEAYAYAVGLLPRIAPRSLARADQEARLLLSDGVASDAAALAIETGAVERALTLLEQGRGVLLAQGLENRAGVSRLRTVAPGLAAEFERIRERLSRPPRPSPVLGSGPGGPTVVPSDAAREAAAVAEDRLALARRWEQLLEEIRALPGLDGFLRPPSVSDLVASAAEGPVVVVNVSAFRCDALIVTADAGIDVVPLPRLTLRDVEARAAEFVGGIDTAYGERGVDEAVAMMRRLSGTLGWLWDTVAAPVLEHLGLDSVPREDGPWPRVWWCATGLLSFLPLHAAGRGAADSGTWVLDRAVSSYTPTVRALVRARDGLASGGRDRPAPGGTARPSPLVVALAETPGAAPLPGVAREVELVGELFPGGRLLAGPEATVAAVGRALEAHPWVHFSCHGVNEPLDPSRSGLVLYDGRLTVSDAAAQRPGSPELAVLSACSAAQGGIRLSDEAVQLASSFQLAGYPHVIGTLWPVADKLATRLTEEFYTALAADLDRGRPIGPARALHHPVRALRDQYPQAPHLWAAHIHTGP, from the coding sequence ATGACACAGGCGAGGGCCGAGGACTGCGCCCACCTCATCCTCCGGCAGGCCGAGCGCGCGGAAGCCGACCCGGGCGTTCTGGAATGGTTCACCGGCCCGGAGGCCGCGCGGGCGGCCGACGAGGTGCTCGGCTGCCTCGCCCTGCCCGACGGAAGCACGTGGGGCCCGGGCGTTCTGGCGCTCGGCATCGCCGACCTCTTCCGCTACGCCGCACGGGGTTCGGCCGACCGGGCTGCGCTCGCCACCGCGCTGCTCCGGTTCTCCGTGATCCGCGAGCAGGACCCCGACCGGGTCCCGCAGGGGCTGCGCCCGGTCTTCGCCACCTTGGCGGGCGAGCCGGAGGGTGCCGTGACCGAGCCCGGTCTGGCGTACGACGCCGGCGTCGGGATGATGGCGGTGTTCCAGCAGGCCCGCGACCCGGAGGTGCTGCGCGGGGCCGAGGCCCTGTTGCGGCACGCCGCCACCGCCTCCGGCGGGGGCAGCGTGGAGCAGGGCATCTGCCTGTCGGACCTCGGGCTCGTCCTCTTCTACGGATTCCAGGACGGCGCCGGACGCCAGGCGCTCGCCGACGCCGTCGCCGCGGGGCGCGCCGCCGTGGCCTGTGCCCCGGGCGACCGGGACGAACAGGCCCGCAGACACGGCAACTTCGGCCACACGCTCCGCAACTGGGCCGATGTGACCGGCGACGGGAACGCCCTGCGGGAGTCGGTCGACGCCCTGCGGAAGGCGGTGGACCTCGCCACGGGGAACAGCCCGCACCGCGAACAGCACCGCGCCACGCTCGGCTCCGCGCTCTGCCTCGCCGCCGACCGCCTGGACGAACCCGCGCTGCGCTTCGAGGGGATCGCGCTGCTGCGCACGGCCCTCCGCGAGCCGCACGCCATCGGGGCCGACCGGGCCGCACTCCTCTCCGACCTGGGTGTCGCCCTCTTCGCGGAAGCCGTCGCGGCCGGTGGGCACGGCGGGCTCCACGAGGAGGGCGTGGCCGCCTGCCGCCGGGCCGCCGACACCGCCCCCAACGTCTTCGAGCGCACCGTCTATCTCACCAACCTCGGACTGCTGCTGTCCGGCTTCGCCGGGCACGCGGGCCGCCCCGACCTCCTCGACGACGCGTGCGCCACGGCCCGTGAGGCTCTGGACGGCGCTCCGGACGGGCATCCGCTGCGCTCCCGCGCCCACTTCACGCTCTCCCGGGCGCTGGACGCGCGGTACACGGCGAAGGGCTCCCTGGGCGACCTGGACGAGGCCGTCACCCACGCCCGCCTCGGGACCGAGTCCGTGTCCTCGGACGAGGTGCCACGGCGGATCGTGCTCGCCACCCACCTCGCGGAGCTGTTGGGAAGGCGTGCCGCCCGGCGGGCCGGGAACCTCTGGGATCCGGGGGGCCTCGGCCTGGTCGAGTCGCCCGGCGACCCCGGCGCCATCGACGCCCCCCTGGCCCTCCTCCGGGAGCTCGCCGGGGAGGTTCCGGCCCGCTCCGCCGACCGGGCCCGGGTCCTGCGGGCACTCGGCGCCTGCCTGTTGCTCCCGGGCGACGCCGACGGTGCCGCCGAGGCCATCGACTGCTTCCACAAGTGCCTCGTCCTTCCCGCTCCCACCAGGAACTTCGAGGCCACCACGCGTATCGCGCTCGGGGCGGCGCTCGCCCGGCGCGCCGGGGCGAACGTCGAGGAGTGGCCCAGGGCGGCCGCCGAGATGCGCCGAGGGCTCGGACTGCTCCGGACCGGCGGCCCGGAGTACTGGGACGGCCACGGGGAGTACGCCGAGGCCCTCATGAGACGGGCGGAGGCGACCGGGGACGTCGGCCTGTGCGAGGAAGCGGTGGGCCTGTTCCGCGAGCAGTTGCGGCGAGCGCCGCTCTCCCGCGTCGACCGAGCCGTACGGCACGCGAACGTCGGCCTCGGCCTGATGAACATCGTCGCGTGGTCCGTCCGGACCGAGCTCCTGAGCGAGGCGGTGGCCGCCCAGCGGGAGGCCGTCGGCCTGTCGAGGCCGTCCGACCCTTTCGCCGCCCGGCTGCTCCTGGGCCTCGGTGAGACTTTGATGGCGCGCGCCGAGTTCTGCTCGGACACCGGGGCGCTGGACGAGGGCATCACCGTGTTGCGCAGGGCTGTTGCCGCCTCCCACCCGTCCGTGTACGGCGGATCCGCCTGCCGCACGGCCCTCGGCGACGCGCTGCGCAACCTCGCCCGTCACGCCTCCGACCCCGCTCCGCTGGAGGAGTCCGTACGGTGGCACCGGGAGGCGCTCGCCGTGGCGCCGGGCGCGCCCCCGCCGATGGCGCTGCTCGGCCTCGCCAACAGCCTGGGGGCCCTCTACCGCCACAGCCGTGACGTGCCGCAGAGCGAGGAGGCCGTGCGCCTCTACCAGGCCGTTCTGGACTCGCCCCGGCCGACACCGTACGGACTGCGGGGCAGCGTCCTCACCGGACTCGGCTTCATCCGGTGGACCCGGGCCGTCGAGAGCGGGAACGAGGCGCTCGGCGACCTGGCCGTCCGCACCCTGCGCGAGGCCGCGGCCCAGACGCCCCGCATACGCCGGGGGATGGCGCTCACGAACCTGGGCGGGGCCCTCATGGACCGCGGCCTGCTCTCCGGCAACCGGGTCTGGCTGGCCGAGGCCCTGACGGTGTTGCGCCGTGCGTTGGACGAAAGCCCGCCGACGGCGGTGGAGCGGTCCCTGCATCTCAACAACCTCGCAGAGGCCCTGCGCTGTTGGTACGAGACCGTGGGCGACGCCTCCGTCGTCGACGAGGCGGTCGCGTTGCTGCGCGAGGCGATGGTCATGACCCACGGCGACCGCTGGGGCGCCGAGTCGGCCGCCGTCAATCTGGGCGCCCTGCTGATCAACCGGGCCCAGTCGGACCAGGACCCGCGTCCCGCCGACGAGGCCCGGCGGATCCTCGATGAGGTGATCGCCGGGTTCGGCGCGGACCACCCCTCGCGCCCCTTCGCCCTGCAGAAACTCGCGACCGCCTGCGTGACCTTCGCCCGCCTCGCTCCCGGCCGCCGGGCCGGTGCCCGTCCTGCGGGGGAACCCGACGGGGCGGCGGTGCGGCAGGCCCTGCACCGGGCGGAGGCCGCCGCCCGGGACGCCCTCGCGGGGACCTCCCCCGGCCACGCCCTGCACGGGGTCTCCCAACTGCTGCTGGCGACCGCGCAACTGGACCGGAGGAGGCTGGGAGACCGGGTCGACCTGGCGGAGGCGGCCCGCGTCGCCCGCGACTGCGCCCGGAGCCCGGTGACCCATCTGGGCGCCCGGCTCCGGGCCGCCCAGGCCTGGGGGCTGGCCTCGGTCCACGCCGGGCGGACGGCCGACGGCCTGGAGGCGTACGCCTACGCCGTCGGTCTGTTGCCCCGCATCGCACCACGCAGCCTCGCCCGCGCGGACCAGGAGGCGCGGCTGCTGCTCAGCGACGGCGTGGCGAGTGACGCCGCCGCACTGGCGATCGAGACGGGTGCGGTGGAACGCGCGCTCACCCTCCTCGAACAGGGGCGGGGCGTGCTGCTGGCCCAGGGGCTGGAGAACCGGGCCGGTGTGTCGCGGCTGCGCACCGTCGCTCCCGGCCTCGCGGCGGAGTTCGAGCGGATACGCGAACGGCTGAGCCGGCCGCCGCGCCCCTCCCCCGTGCTGGGCTCCGGGCCCGGCGGGCCGACGGTGGTCCCGTCCGACGCCGCCCGTGAGGCGGCGGCGGTCGCCGAGGACCGGCTCGCCCTGGCCCGGCGCTGGGAGCAACTTCTGGAGGAGATCAGGGCGTTACCGGGCCTTGACGGCTTCCTGCGACCGCCGTCGGTGAGCGACCTGGTCGCCTCCGCGGCCGAGGGGCCGGTGGTGGTCGTCAACGTCAGCGCCTTCCGCTGCGACGCCCTGATCGTGACCGCCGACGCCGGCATCGACGTGGTGCCCCTGCCCCGCCTCACGCTGCGGGACGTCGAGGCGCGGGCGGCGGAGTTCGTCGGGGGGATCGACACGGCGTACGGGGAACGAGGCGTCGACGAGGCCGTCGCGATGATGCGCCGCCTCTCGGGAACGCTGGGCTGGCTCTGGGACACCGTGGCCGCACCCGTGCTGGAGCACCTCGGGCTCGACTCCGTACCGCGCGAGGACGGTCCGTGGCCCCGGGTGTGGTGGTGCGCCACCGGCCTGCTGTCCTTCCTGCCGCTGCACGCCGCCGGGCGGGGCGCGGCGGACTCCGGGACCTGGGTCCTCGACCGTGCCGTCTCCTCGTACACCCCGACCGTGCGCGCCCTGGTGCGGGCCCGCGACGGCCTCGCCTCCGGGGGCCGCGACCGCCCCGCCCCCGGTGGCACCGCACGCCCCTCCCCGCTGGTCGTGGCCCTCGCCGAGACGCCGGGGGCCGCGCCGCTGCCGGGCGTCGCGCGGGAGGTGGAGCTGGTCGGGGAGCTGTTCCCCGGGGGGAGGCTGCTGGCCGGGCCCGAGGCCACCGTGGCGGCGGTCGGCCGGGCGCTGGAGGCCCACCCCTGGGTCCACTTCAGCTGCCACGGAGTCAACGAGCCGCTCGATCCGTCGCGAAGCGGGCTGGTCCTGTACGACGGCCGGCTCACCGTCTCCGACGCGGCGGCCCAGCGCCCCGGCAGCCCGGAGCTCGCCGTACTGTCCGCCTGCTCGGCCGCCCAGGGTGGCATCAGGCTGTCCGACGAGGCGGTCCAGCTGGCCTCCTCCTTCCAACTGGCCGGATACCCGCATGTGATCGGCACGTTGTGGCCCGTCGCCGACAAGCTGGCGACCCGGCTCACCGAAGAGTTCTACACGGCGCTCGCGGCGGATCTCGACCGGGGCCGTCCGATCGGTCCGGCCAGGGCCCTGCACCACCCGGTCAGGGCCCTGCGCGACCAGTACCCACAGGCGCCCCACCTGTGGGCGGCCCATATCCACACGGGCCCCTGA
- a CDS encoding response regulator has product MSGDGIGGGAGDPIRLLLADDHPVVRAGLRAVLDTEPGFRVAGEAATAEEAVALAASGGFDVVLMDLQFGPGLHGSQATATITAAPDGPRVLILTTYDSDADILAAVEAGASGYLLKDAPPQELAAAVRTAAAGRSALAPSVAHRLMDRMRTPAEALTRRELEVLQLVGEGLSNLQISKRLFLSQATVKSHLVHIYAKLGVDSRTSAVAAATARRLIRR; this is encoded by the coding sequence ATGAGCGGGGACGGGATCGGGGGCGGGGCCGGGGACCCGATCCGGCTGCTGCTGGCGGACGACCATCCGGTCGTCCGGGCGGGGCTGCGCGCGGTGCTGGACACCGAGCCCGGCTTCCGGGTCGCCGGCGAGGCCGCCACCGCCGAGGAGGCCGTCGCCCTGGCGGCGTCCGGCGGGTTCGACGTGGTCCTGATGGACCTCCAGTTCGGCCCGGGCCTGCACGGCTCACAGGCCACGGCGACGATCACCGCCGCACCGGACGGCCCCCGGGTCCTGATCCTCACCACCTACGACTCCGACGCGGACATCCTGGCGGCGGTCGAGGCGGGGGCGAGCGGCTATCTGCTGAAGGACGCGCCGCCGCAGGAGCTGGCGGCGGCGGTGCGCACGGCGGCCGCGGGCCGCTCCGCGCTCGCGCCGTCGGTGGCGCACCGGCTGATGGACCGGATGCGCACCCCGGCCGAGGCGCTGACCCGGCGGGAGCTGGAGGTGCTCCAGCTGGTCGGGGAGGGCCTGTCGAACCTGCAGATCAGCAAGAGGCTGTTCCTGAGCCAGGCCACGGTCAAGTCCCACCTGGTGCACATCTACGCCAAGCTGGGCGTCGACTCCCGTACGTCGGCGGTCGCGGCTGCCACGGCCCGCAGGCTCATCCGCCGCTGA
- the aceB gene encoding malate synthase A, producing MSAPAPSTLAIVDAEPLPRQEEVLTDAALAFVAELHRRFTRRRDELLARRGERRAEIARTSTLDFLPGTAAVRADDSWKVAPAPAALNDRRVEITGPTDRKMTINALNSGARVWLADFEDASAPTWENVILGQLNLTDAYERRIDFTDPGSGKSYALKSAGELATVVMRPRGWHLEERHLQLDGVPVPGALVDFGLYFFHNAQRLIDLGKGPYFYLPKTESHLEARLWNDVFVFAQDYVGIPQGSVRATVLIETITAAYEMEEILYELRDHASGLNAGRWDYLFSIVKNFRDGGPKFVLPDRNAVTMTAPFMRAYTELLVRTCHKRGAHAIGGMAAFIPSRRDAEVNKVAFEKVKADKDREAHDGFDGSWVAHPDLVPIALASFDAVLGEKPHQKDRLREDVSVAPGDLIAIDTLDASPTYDGLRNAVAVGIRYIEAWLRGLGAVAIFNLMEDAATAEISRSQIWQWINADVVFENGEHATADLARKVAAEELAAIREEIGEETFTAGKWQQAHDLLLQVSLDQDYADFLTLPAYEQLR from the coding sequence ATGTCCGCACCAGCGCCGTCCACGCTGGCCATCGTCGATGCCGAGCCCCTGCCCCGGCAGGAAGAGGTCCTGACCGACGCGGCCCTCGCCTTCGTGGCCGAACTGCACCGGCGGTTCACCCGGCGCCGCGATGAGCTGCTCGCCCGTCGCGGTGAGCGCCGCGCCGAGATCGCCCGCACCTCCACGCTGGACTTCCTGCCCGGGACTGCGGCGGTCCGCGCGGACGACTCCTGGAAGGTCGCACCGGCTCCGGCCGCTCTGAACGACCGCCGGGTGGAGATCACCGGTCCGACCGACCGCAAGATGACCATCAACGCCCTGAACTCGGGCGCCAGGGTCTGGCTCGCCGACTTCGAGGACGCGTCCGCTCCCACCTGGGAGAACGTGATCCTCGGCCAGCTCAATCTGACCGACGCCTACGAGCGTCGTATCGACTTCACCGACCCGGGGTCGGGCAAGTCGTACGCGCTGAAGTCCGCCGGCGAACTCGCCACGGTCGTCATGCGCCCGCGCGGCTGGCACCTGGAGGAGCGCCACCTCCAGCTGGACGGCGTCCCCGTGCCCGGCGCGCTGGTCGACTTCGGCCTCTACTTCTTCCACAACGCCCAGCGTCTGATCGACCTCGGCAAGGGCCCGTACTTCTATCTGCCGAAGACGGAGTCGCACCTGGAGGCCCGCCTCTGGAACGACGTCTTCGTCTTCGCCCAGGACTACGTCGGTATCCCGCAGGGGTCCGTCCGCGCGACGGTGCTGATCGAGACGATCACCGCCGCGTACGAGATGGAGGAGATCCTCTACGAGCTGCGCGACCACGCCTCCGGGCTGAACGCCGGACGCTGGGACTACCTCTTCTCCATCGTCAAGAACTTCCGTGACGGCGGGCCCAAGTTCGTCCTCCCGGACCGCAACGCGGTGACGATGACCGCCCCGTTCATGCGCGCGTACACCGAACTCCTGGTCCGCACCTGCCACAAGCGCGGCGCGCACGCGATCGGCGGCATGGCCGCCTTCATCCCCTCACGCCGCGACGCCGAGGTCAACAAGGTGGCCTTCGAGAAGGTCAAGGCGGACAAGGACCGCGAGGCGCACGACGGCTTCGACGGCTCCTGGGTCGCCCACCCCGACCTGGTCCCGATCGCCCTGGCCTCCTTCGACGCGGTCCTCGGCGAGAAGCCCCACCAGAAGGACCGGCTGCGGGAGGACGTCTCGGTGGCACCGGGCGACCTGATCGCCATCGACACCCTCGACGCGAGCCCCACGTACGACGGCCTGCGCAACGCCGTCGCGGTCGGCATCCGCTACATCGAGGCCTGGCTGCGCGGCCTGGGCGCGGTCGCCATCTTCAACCTGATGGAGGACGCCGCCACCGCGGAGATCTCCCGCTCGCAGATCTGGCAGTGGATCAACGCGGACGTGGTCTTCGAGAACGGCGAGCACGCCACGGCGGACCTGGCGCGCAAGGTCGCCGCCGAGGAACTTGCCGCGATCCGCGAGGAGATCGGCGAGGAGACCTTCACCGCCGGCAAGTGGCAGCAGGCCCACGACCTGCTGCTCCAGGTCTCCCTGGACCAGGACTACGCGGACTTCCTGACGCTGCCGGCGTACGAGCAGCTCCGCTGA
- a CDS encoding sensor histidine kinase, with protein MDSRSHTHVTAALRLCLHALLTGLLALVVVRAVSEGAPRASAVVVVAALMAALYAAGPLAPSVQPGSRAGAVWLAGLGALWATLLVLSPDALWVAFPLYFLQLHLLPMRWALPAVVVTAGAAITGFVVHRQQIEPGAFIGPLIGAAVAVATVLGYDALFRESERRRELIVELVATRADLAEAERTAGTLAERERLAREIHDTLAQGLSSIQLLLRAAERSLPEDAPAAAHVRAAREAAQANLAEARSFVRALTPPELEHGSLAAALERLCARTTAPDLIVRFAVSGAPVELPTPYEVALLRTAQSALANTVRHARAGRAEITLSFMDTSVALDVVDDGQGFDPAGAPVHERADGGFGLPAMRARAGSLGGALSVESAPGQGTAVAVTLPLPVAEAERAA; from the coding sequence ATGGATTCGCGTTCGCACACCCACGTCACGGCAGCCCTGCGGCTCTGTCTGCACGCCCTGCTGACGGGGCTGCTGGCCCTGGTGGTGGTCCGCGCGGTGAGCGAGGGCGCGCCGCGGGCGTCGGCGGTCGTGGTGGTGGCGGCGCTGATGGCGGCCCTGTACGCGGCGGGGCCGCTCGCCCCCTCCGTACAGCCGGGCAGCCGGGCGGGGGCCGTGTGGCTGGCGGGTCTCGGCGCACTGTGGGCCACGCTGCTGGTGCTGTCGCCGGACGCCCTCTGGGTGGCGTTCCCCCTCTACTTCCTCCAGCTCCACCTCCTGCCGATGCGCTGGGCGCTGCCCGCCGTCGTGGTCACCGCGGGCGCCGCGATCACCGGCTTCGTCGTGCACCGGCAGCAGATCGAGCCCGGCGCGTTCATCGGGCCGCTGATCGGCGCGGCGGTCGCCGTCGCCACCGTCCTCGGGTACGACGCGCTCTTCCGGGAGAGCGAACGGCGGCGTGAGCTGATCGTGGAGCTGGTCGCCACCCGCGCGGATCTGGCCGAGGCGGAACGCACGGCCGGGACCCTCGCCGAGCGTGAGCGCCTCGCCCGGGAGATCCACGACACGCTGGCCCAGGGCCTGTCCAGCATCCAGCTGCTGCTGCGCGCCGCCGAGCGCTCGCTGCCCGAGGACGCTCCGGCCGCCGCGCATGTGCGGGCCGCCCGGGAGGCCGCGCAGGCGAACCTCGCCGAGGCCCGTTCCTTCGTGCGCGCGCTGACCCCGCCGGAGCTGGAGCACGGTTCGCTGGCCGCCGCGCTGGAGCGGCTCTGTGCCCGCACGACCGCGCCGGACCTGATCGTACGGTTCGCGGTGAGCGGCGCCCCGGTGGAGTTGCCGACGCCGTACGAGGTGGCGCTGTTGCGGACCGCGCAGTCGGCGCTGGCCAACACGGTGCGCCACGCGCGGGCCGGACGGGCGGAGATCACCCTGAGCTTCATGGACACCTCGGTGGCGCTGGACGTCGTGGACGACGGGCAGGGCTTCGACCCGGCGGGGGCACCCGTCCACGAGCGGGCCGACGGCGGCTTCGGGCTGCCGGCGATGCGGGCGCGCGCCGGGTCGCTCGGCGGTGCGCTGAGCGTGGAGTCGGCGCCCGGCCAGGGCACGGCGGTGGCGGTCACGTTGCCGCTGCCCGTCGCGGAAGCGGAGCGTGCGGCATGA
- a CDS encoding nucleotidyltransferase family protein: MTSAAKNPEVAGVLLAAGGGRRLGGRPKALLEHRGRPLIEHAVRTLRDGGCGPLHVVLGAAAGEVRARTDLSGCAVTVNPGWEEGMGSSLRLGLAALSATGADAALVLLVDQPGIGAEAVARVRLAYRSRASLAAASYGGERGHPVLFGADRWADIAAGAVGDRGARAYLREHRDAITLVECSDVAEAYDIDTSRDLRHLE, translated from the coding sequence ATGACGTCCGCCGCGAAGAACCCCGAGGTCGCGGGGGTGCTCCTGGCCGCCGGAGGGGGCCGCAGGCTCGGCGGCCGGCCGAAGGCGCTGCTGGAGCACCGGGGCCGGCCGCTGATCGAACACGCGGTGCGCACCCTGCGCGACGGCGGCTGCGGACCGCTGCACGTGGTGCTGGGCGCGGCGGCCGGGGAGGTGCGGGCCCGCACGGACCTCTCGGGCTGCGCGGTGACGGTGAACCCGGGCTGGGAGGAAGGCATGGGCTCCTCGCTCCGCCTGGGCCTGGCCGCGCTCAGCGCGACGGGCGCGGACGCGGCGCTCGTCCTTCTGGTCGATCAGCCCGGGATCGGGGCGGAGGCGGTGGCGCGGGTGCGTCTCGCGTACCGCTCGCGGGCGAGTCTGGCGGCCGCCTCGTACGGCGGGGAGCGGGGCCATCCGGTGCTGTTCGGCGCGGACCGGTGGGCGGACATCGCGGCGGGAGCGGTGGGCGACCGGGGGGCTCGGGCGTATCTGCGGGAGCACCGCGATGCGATCACGCTCGTGGAGTGTTCGGATGTGGCCGAGGCGTACGACATCGACACCTCACGGGATCTGAGGCACCTGGAGTGA